A single region of the Streptomyces sp. NBC_00236 genome encodes:
- a CDS encoding FAD-binding protein translates to MSAAAQGAWDEEFDFVVVGSGGGGMAAALTAADSGLSTVVVEKGAMYGGTTGISGGGIWIPNNPTLKARGHDDSRASVRRYLDLLTENRVPAARLDAFVDQGPAAMELLEKSRWLRFFWVKGYADYHPEYDGGRPLGRSVEALPFDTRNLGEDEKHQRPNSLKGPLGLWITAKDYRDLAMVKRTWRGRWASVIAAWRVSSNMVRRRHMATGGRALVARMRMALKEAGVPVWLRSPMTELVTDAQGTVTGVVVTRDGRAVRVGARRGVLLATGGFDHNREMREKYLPEGGRDNHSAGAVENVGDGILAGQALGAALDFMDDAWWMPSVHHPSGATIPLVSERCIPPSVIVSSDGRRFTNESSPYVNFVHDQLEGGHTTAWFVMDAKARARYPFAQILPGMPFPRAFYENGTVHRADTIAGLARSIDVPADALTETVERFNGFARTGKDTDFGRGDSAYDRYYGDPTMKNPNLDELDKAPYYAIRIEVGDLGTKGGLVCDENSRVLREDGSAVTGLYATGNTSAAVMGNEYAGPGATIGPAIVFGYLAARHAAAVTRTGAGAAGGAP, encoded by the coding sequence GTGAGCGCCGCGGCCCAGGGAGCCTGGGACGAGGAGTTCGACTTCGTCGTCGTCGGCAGCGGCGGAGGCGGCATGGCCGCAGCCCTGACCGCGGCCGACAGCGGACTGAGCACCGTCGTCGTCGAGAAGGGGGCGATGTACGGCGGAACGACCGGCATCTCCGGAGGCGGCATCTGGATCCCCAACAACCCCACGCTGAAGGCCAGGGGGCACGACGACAGCCGCGCGTCCGTGCGCCGCTACCTCGACCTGCTCACCGAGAACCGGGTCCCCGCCGCCCGCCTCGACGCCTTCGTCGACCAGGGCCCCGCCGCGATGGAGCTGCTGGAGAAGAGCCGCTGGTTGCGGTTCTTCTGGGTCAAGGGCTACGCCGACTACCACCCCGAGTACGACGGGGGCCGCCCGCTCGGCCGGTCCGTCGAGGCCCTGCCCTTCGACACCCGCAATCTCGGCGAGGACGAGAAGCACCAGCGGCCCAACAGCCTCAAGGGCCCCCTCGGACTCTGGATCACCGCCAAGGACTACCGCGACCTCGCCATGGTCAAGCGGACCTGGCGCGGACGCTGGGCCTCCGTGATCGCCGCCTGGCGCGTCTCGTCCAACATGGTCCGCCGGCGCCACATGGCGACCGGAGGCCGGGCGCTGGTGGCGCGGATGCGGATGGCGCTCAAGGAAGCCGGCGTACCGGTGTGGCTGCGCAGCCCGATGACCGAACTCGTCACCGACGCACAGGGCACGGTCACCGGCGTCGTCGTCACCCGCGACGGCCGGGCCGTACGGGTCGGAGCCCGGCGCGGCGTGCTCCTCGCCACCGGCGGGTTCGACCACAACCGGGAGATGCGCGAGAAGTACCTGCCCGAGGGCGGTCGCGACAACCACAGCGCCGGAGCCGTCGAGAACGTCGGCGACGGCATCCTGGCCGGCCAGGCACTCGGCGCCGCGCTCGACTTCATGGACGATGCCTGGTGGATGCCGTCCGTGCACCACCCCTCCGGAGCGACGATCCCGCTGGTCTCCGAGCGGTGCATCCCGCCGTCGGTCATCGTCTCCTCCGACGGAAGGCGGTTCACCAACGAGTCCTCCCCGTACGTCAACTTCGTCCACGACCAGCTCGAAGGCGGGCACACCACCGCCTGGTTCGTCATGGACGCCAAGGCCCGCGCCCGGTACCCGTTCGCGCAGATCCTCCCCGGCATGCCCTTCCCCAGGGCGTTCTACGAGAACGGCACCGTGCACCGCGCGGACACCATCGCCGGCCTCGCCCGGAGCATCGACGTCCCGGCGGACGCCCTCACCGAGACCGTCGAACGGTTCAACGGCTTCGCCCGTACCGGCAAGGACACCGACTTCGGCCGCGGCGACAGCGCCTACGACCGCTACTACGGCGACCCGACCATGAAGAACCCCAACCTCGACGAGCTCGACAAGGCCCCCTACTACGCGATCCGCATCGAGGTCGGCGACCTCGGCACCAAGGGCGGCCTCGTCTGCGACGAGAACAGCCGGGTGCTGCGCGAGGACGGCTCGGCCGTCACCGGGCTGTACGCCACCGGCAACACCTCCGCGGCCGTCATGGGCAACGAGTACGCCGGACCCGGCGCCACCATCGGCCCCGCCATCGTGTTCGGCTACCTCGCGGCCCGCCACGCGGCCGCCGTCACCCGCACGGGGGCCGGGGCCGCCGGAGGCGCCCCATGA
- a CDS encoding IclR family transcriptional regulator gives MVERMTLIMDVFEGRAARLSLEEVARSTQLPRSTAHRILDQLVRLRWLEHTALGYGLGRRALGLGGGDGAHGRIREAAAARLHDLQIKTGLVVHLAVLDGAEVHYLDKVGGRFAAAVPSRVGGRAPAHSTALGKAMLAWLEPEDVEARAAESIGRLTHRTIADIGTLHQELNRIRRRHGLAFERGECFPDIACVAAAVRGPEGPVAAISLVGDAWSPLEKVAPLVVDAARQVSRELFPEPEAPVRAARRTAAVPEETWSPQAMDRLLAVGQYGDWQ, from the coding sequence ATGGTCGAGCGCATGACGCTGATCATGGACGTCTTCGAGGGCAGGGCGGCCCGGCTCTCGCTGGAGGAGGTGGCTCGCTCCACGCAGCTGCCCAGGTCGACGGCGCACCGGATCCTCGACCAGCTGGTACGGCTGCGCTGGCTCGAGCACACCGCCCTCGGCTACGGACTCGGCCGCCGCGCTCTCGGCCTCGGCGGCGGGGACGGTGCCCACGGCAGGATCCGGGAGGCCGCGGCCGCCCGGCTGCACGACCTGCAGATCAAGACGGGCCTGGTGGTCCACCTGGCCGTCCTGGACGGGGCGGAGGTGCACTACCTCGACAAGGTGGGCGGGCGCTTCGCCGCTGCCGTGCCCTCCCGCGTGGGCGGCCGGGCGCCCGCCCACTCGACCGCGCTCGGCAAGGCCATGCTGGCCTGGCTCGAACCGGAGGACGTCGAGGCCAGGGCCGCCGAGTCCATCGGCCGTCTGACGCACCGCACCATCGCCGACATCGGCACCCTGCACCAGGAACTCAACCGCATCCGGCGCCGCCACGGCCTCGCCTTCGAACGCGGCGAGTGCTTCCCGGACATCGCCTGTGTCGCCGCCGCCGTTCGCGGGCCCGAGGGGCCGGTCGCCGCGATCTCGCTGGTGGGCGACGCCTGGTCCCCGCTGGAGAAGGTGGCGCCCCTGGTCGTGGACGCGGCGCGGCAGGTGTCGCGCGAGCTGTTCCCCGAGCCGGAGGCTCCGGTCAGGGCGGCACGCCGGACCGCCGCCGTGCCGGAGGAGACGTGGTCCCCGCAGGCCATGGACCGGCTGCTCGCGGTGGGACAGTACGGCGACTGGCAGTAG
- a CDS encoding S9 family peptidase produces the protein MNPPFDATVNAPATAAERFPLQFARTRRFSLGVPRQFTVSPDGERVLFLRGTSGTDPVSRLWLYEGGAERLLADPLGPGFADDAPGEAPPEERARRERARETSSGIVSYATDASARLVAFALQGVLWVLRTEGGAPLRVPTAGPVVDPRPSPDGSLIAYVSRGALRTVRADGTDDRPLAGPDGEHVTYGLSDYVAQESIGRSRGYWWSPRGDALLVARVDTAQVHKRYIADPSNPERPPRVVAYPAAGTANAEVSLHLLRVSGERTDVRLPAQAGDGHPEDVWTDRAFEYVVAAGWDGHGPLVTVQTRDQRSVHVLEVDEASGATRTAHRAHDPAWVALRPGTPLRLGSGALVVPARPGGDTQGLDIGGATTPPGLEVREVIGTANGRVFFTAGEEPTEIHVWSYAADDPDEGFVRVSGAPGVHTAAVGGPTVVLDSRTPDGHTVTVLRAGEPTGSVAVLAEEPLVTPRPLALSLGERDLRSRLYLPSWHRPGDGPLPVLLSPYAGHGMQIVLEVRAWWVAVAQWFAEQGFAVLVTDGRGTPGRGEAWEKSVHGDRLTAVLEDQIDALHAAAARYPDLDLTRVAMRGWSFSGYLAAAAVLRHPEVFHAAVAGAAPADRRLYDTHWEERFLGHPDVLPENYRRSSLLDEAAALTRPLMLVHGLADDNVAVAHTLRLSAALLAAGRPHTVLPLSGAGHLVGQEQTASNLLLLERDFLRKSLGL, from the coding sequence ATGAATCCCCCCTTCGACGCGACCGTCAACGCGCCCGCGACCGCCGCGGAACGCTTCCCGCTCCAGTTCGCCCGCACCCGGCGCTTCTCGCTCGGCGTGCCCCGGCAGTTCACCGTCTCCCCCGACGGCGAACGTGTGCTCTTCCTCCGGGGCACCTCGGGCACCGACCCCGTGAGCAGGCTCTGGCTGTACGAGGGCGGTGCGGAACGGCTCCTGGCCGATCCGCTCGGGCCCGGCTTCGCGGACGACGCCCCGGGCGAGGCGCCGCCCGAGGAACGGGCCCGGCGGGAAAGGGCCCGTGAGACGTCCTCGGGAATCGTGTCCTACGCCACCGACGCCTCCGCGCGCCTGGTGGCCTTCGCCCTCCAGGGCGTCCTCTGGGTGCTGCGTACCGAGGGCGGCGCCCCGCTCCGCGTCCCGACGGCGGGACCGGTCGTCGATCCGCGCCCCTCCCCCGACGGCTCCCTGATCGCGTACGTGTCCCGGGGCGCGCTGCGGACCGTACGGGCGGACGGGACCGACGACCGCCCGCTGGCCGGACCGGACGGCGAGCACGTGACGTACGGGCTGTCCGACTACGTCGCGCAGGAGTCGATCGGGCGTTCGCGCGGCTACTGGTGGTCGCCTCGTGGCGATGCGCTCCTGGTCGCCCGGGTGGACACGGCACAGGTCCACAAGCGCTACATCGCCGATCCCTCGAACCCGGAGCGACCGCCCCGCGTGGTGGCCTATCCGGCCGCGGGCACGGCGAACGCCGAGGTGTCGCTGCATCTGCTGCGCGTGTCCGGCGAGCGGACCGACGTCCGCCTGCCCGCGCAGGCCGGCGACGGACACCCCGAAGACGTGTGGACGGACCGGGCGTTCGAGTACGTCGTGGCGGCGGGCTGGGACGGCCACGGGCCGCTCGTCACCGTACAGACACGGGACCAGCGGTCGGTCCACGTCCTGGAGGTGGACGAGGCGTCCGGCGCGACCCGCACCGCGCACCGGGCGCACGACCCCGCCTGGGTGGCCCTGCGCCCGGGCACCCCGCTGCGTCTCGGCTCCGGAGCGCTCGTCGTTCCCGCGCGGCCGGGCGGCGACACCCAGGGGCTGGACATCGGCGGCGCCACGACACCGCCGGGCCTGGAGGTCCGCGAGGTGATCGGCACGGCGAACGGGCGGGTGTTCTTCACGGCGGGCGAGGAGCCGACCGAGATCCATGTCTGGTCGTACGCCGCCGATGATCCCGATGAGGGGTTCGTACGGGTCAGCGGCGCACCGGGCGTGCACACGGCGGCCGTCGGGGGCCCGACGGTGGTCCTGGACAGCAGGACGCCGGACGGCCACACGGTGACGGTGCTGCGCGCCGGTGAACCGACGGGCTCGGTCGCGGTCCTGGCCGAGGAACCCCTCGTCACTCCGCGGCCGCTGGCCCTGAGCCTGGGCGAACGGGACCTGCGCAGCAGGCTCTACCTGCCCTCCTGGCACCGGCCGGGCGACGGTCCGCTGCCGGTGCTGCTCAGTCCCTACGCGGGACACGGCATGCAGATCGTCCTGGAGGTGCGGGCCTGGTGGGTCGCGGTCGCCCAGTGGTTCGCCGAGCAGGGGTTCGCCGTGCTGGTCACCGACGGACGGGGCACCCCCGGGCGTGGTGAGGCGTGGGAGAAGTCGGTGCACGGCGACCGCCTCACGGCCGTCCTGGAGGACCAGATCGACGCCTTGCACGCGGCGGCCGCCCGATACCCGGACCTCGACCTGACCCGGGTGGCGATGCGCGGGTGGTCGTTCTCCGGGTACCTGGCGGCGGCGGCCGTGCTGCGGCACCCGGAGGTCTTCCACGCGGCGGTCGCGGGTGCGGCCCCTGCCGACCGGCGGCTCTACGACACCCATTGGGAGGAACGCTTCCTGGGCCACCCGGACGTGCTGCCCGAGAACTACAGACGCAGTTCGCTCCTGGACGAGGCGGCGGCACTGACCCGGCCGCTCATGCTCGTGCACGGTCTTGCCGATGACAATGTGGCCGTGGCGCACACGCTGCGGCTCTCCGCGGCACTGCTCGCGGCGGGCAGGCCGCACACGGTCCTGCCGCTGTCGGGCGCCGGCCATCTGGTCGGCCAGGAGCAGACCGCGAGCAACCTGTTGCTGCTGGAGCGGGACTTCCTGAGGAAGTCCCTGGGTCTTTGA
- a CDS encoding Rieske (2Fe-2S) protein, which produces MSASQDHEARIGRRTVVTAAGAVSVAAVLTACGSSKESSGSDAVKQTGGSASAGAGPVLAKTTDIPEGGGTIFKDEGVVVTQPAAGEFKAFSSKCTHAGCTVSTVADGTINCPCHGSKFDVATGDVKAGPATTPLPAAEITVEGDSISLAS; this is translated from the coding sequence ATGAGCGCATCGCAGGACCACGAGGCCCGTATCGGGCGCCGGACCGTCGTCACAGCGGCCGGCGCCGTATCGGTGGCCGCCGTACTGACCGCGTGCGGCAGTTCGAAGGAGTCGTCCGGTTCCGATGCCGTCAAGCAGACAGGCGGCAGCGCCTCCGCCGGCGCAGGCCCCGTTCTCGCGAAGACCACCGACATCCCGGAGGGCGGCGGCACGATCTTCAAGGACGAGGGGGTCGTGGTCACCCAGCCCGCGGCCGGCGAGTTCAAGGCGTTCTCCTCGAAGTGCACGCACGCGGGATGCACCGTGTCGACCGTCGCCGACGGCACCATCAACTGCCCGTGCCACGGAAGCAAGTTCGACGTGGCTACGGGCGACGTGAAGGCGGGGCCCGCCACCACACCGCTGCCCGCCGCCGAGATCACGGTCGAGGGCGACTCGATCAGCCTGGCGTCGTAG
- a CDS encoding alpha/beta fold hydrolase, with amino-acid sequence MMTALSHDSTLRELAIDQGVLRYHEAGDGPPLLLLHGSGPGVTGWRNYRHNLGAFAEHFRCLVLEFPGFGVSDPADGHPMATAASSVTRFLDGLGLDQVDIIGNSMGGIVGTRFALAHPDRVRRLVTIGGIGRSMYSPSPGEGIRLLTEFTDEPTREGLVRWLNSMVYDRSLVTEELIEERWNHATDPETLASARRMYGSEAFAAGAAAAAASDEAPYWAMLHRLRAKTLLTWGRDDRVSPLDMSIVPMRTIPDAELHVFPDCGHWVMIEQKAAWESAVLAFLTRKDTA; translated from the coding sequence ATGATGACGGCGCTGAGCCATGACTCCACACTGCGTGAACTCGCCATCGATCAGGGCGTGTTGCGCTACCACGAGGCCGGGGACGGCCCGCCCCTGCTGTTGTTGCACGGATCCGGCCCCGGGGTCACCGGCTGGCGCAACTACCGGCACAACCTGGGGGCGTTCGCCGAGCACTTCCGCTGCCTGGTCCTCGAGTTCCCCGGCTTCGGGGTCAGCGACCCGGCCGACGGTCACCCCATGGCGACGGCTGCCTCGTCCGTGACCCGCTTCCTGGACGGGCTCGGCCTGGACCAGGTCGACATCATCGGCAACTCGATGGGCGGCATCGTCGGCACGCGCTTCGCGCTCGCCCACCCGGACCGGGTGCGCCGACTGGTGACCATCGGCGGCATCGGCCGCAGCATGTACAGCCCGAGCCCCGGTGAAGGCATCAGACTGCTCACCGAGTTCACCGACGAGCCGACCCGCGAGGGACTGGTCCGCTGGCTGAACTCCATGGTGTACGACCGGTCGCTGGTGACGGAGGAGCTCATCGAGGAGCGGTGGAACCACGCCACCGACCCGGAGACGCTCGCCAGTGCCCGCCGGATGTACGGGAGCGAGGCATTCGCGGCCGGAGCCGCCGCGGCCGCCGCGTCCGACGAGGCGCCCTACTGGGCCATGCTCCACCGGCTCCGCGCGAAGACCCTGCTCACCTGGGGCCGCGACGACCGGGTGAGTCCCCTCGATATGTCGATCGTGCCGATGCGTACCATCCCCGACGCGGAACTGCACGTGTTCCCGGACTGCGGGCACTGGGTGATGATCGAGCAGAAGGCTGCCTGGGAGAGCGCGGTCCTCGCCTTCCTCACCCGCAAGGACACGGCGTGA
- a CDS encoding acyl-CoA-like ligand-binding transcription factor, which yields MSADHDASLGLRERKKRATRDALADMALRMAADRGIEHLTVEAVTDAVGVSVRTFFNYFPCLEDAITRPGHDCAEQTRRAVLDAPGHLTALEALSEALAQELAQVEEDHERWELQMAVLRTSPSLLPGFLAAQGADERALVAVLAERLGQDPETDLQPRLLAHVAIAAVRATVEVWVASGRTRTFQSLYREAFASLANGLKT from the coding sequence ATGAGTGCCGACCACGACGCATCCCTCGGGCTGCGCGAACGCAAGAAGCGCGCGACACGCGACGCCCTTGCCGACATGGCCCTGCGCATGGCCGCGGACCGTGGGATCGAGCACCTGACCGTGGAAGCGGTCACCGACGCGGTCGGCGTCTCCGTGCGCACGTTCTTCAACTACTTCCCTTGCCTGGAGGACGCGATCACCCGCCCCGGGCACGACTGCGCCGAGCAGACCCGTCGGGCCGTACTGGACGCACCGGGGCACCTCACCGCACTCGAAGCCCTGAGTGAGGCGCTCGCCCAGGAGCTCGCCCAGGTCGAGGAGGACCACGAACGCTGGGAACTCCAGATGGCGGTGCTCAGGACGAGCCCCTCCCTGCTCCCGGGATTCCTGGCCGCCCAGGGCGCCGACGAGCGCGCCCTGGTCGCCGTCCTGGCGGAGCGTCTGGGCCAGGATCCCGAGACCGATCTGCAGCCCCGCCTGCTCGCGCACGTGGCCATCGCGGCCGTGCGCGCCACCGTCGAGGTGTGGGTGGCCTCCGGCCGCACCCGCACCTTCCAGAGCCTGTACCGCGAGGCGTTCGCCTCACTGGCGAACGGCCTGAAGACCTGA
- a CDS encoding cysteine hydrolase produces MPSREQLAEQTDPATTVLLTVECQQGVVGPGSALPELAKEARSSGALHNVARLVSAAHEAGVQVLHAVAERRPDGRGANTNARLFRAAGRLPVQQHSGSTAVRIAEPIEVADQDLVVRRLHGLSPIAGTDVDALLRNLGCRTLVVTGVSANVAIPNAVFDAVNLGYTAVVPSDAIAGVPADYTPALIRNTLALVATVTTTDDLLGCWLGGRTRERK; encoded by the coding sequence GTGCCGAGCAGGGAACAGCTAGCCGAACAGACCGATCCCGCGACCACCGTGCTGCTGACGGTGGAGTGCCAGCAGGGCGTGGTGGGCCCCGGCAGCGCGCTGCCCGAACTGGCCAAGGAGGCCAGGTCGTCCGGGGCCCTGCACAACGTCGCCCGGCTGGTCTCCGCCGCCCATGAGGCGGGCGTCCAGGTCCTGCACGCGGTGGCCGAACGCCGGCCGGACGGGCGGGGCGCCAACACCAACGCCCGCCTCTTCCGTGCCGCGGGCCGGCTTCCGGTACAGCAGCACTCCGGCAGCACGGCGGTACGGATCGCCGAGCCGATCGAGGTGGCGGACCAGGACCTCGTCGTGCGCCGGCTGCACGGGCTGTCGCCGATCGCCGGCACCGACGTGGACGCCCTGCTCCGCAACCTCGGCTGCCGGACCCTGGTCGTCACCGGTGTGTCGGCGAACGTCGCCATTCCCAACGCGGTCTTCGACGCGGTGAACCTCGGCTACACCGCGGTGGTGCCGTCCGACGCCATCGCGGGGGTGCCCGCCGACTACACCCCCGCGCTGATCCGCAACACCCTCGCCCTGGTCGCCACCGTGACCACGACCGACGACCTCCTCGGCTGCTGGCTGGGCGGCCGTACCAGGGAACGGAAGTGA
- a CDS encoding pyridoxamine 5'-phosphate oxidase family protein, whose protein sequence is MAVSQRRGRRIMMTDEERDAYLADQRTCRVATVGADGRPHVGALWFCWDGTSLWLYSITRSLRWSQLSHDPRLSVVVDDGVEYGELRGTELSGEAVFVGEAPRTGEPCPELTVPERLFAAKYFGMETMPHDGRHAWMRLTPDAVTSWDFGKLAGL, encoded by the coding sequence ATGGCCGTCAGTCAGCGGCGGGGCCGCCGGATCATGATGACGGACGAGGAGCGCGACGCCTACCTCGCCGACCAGCGCACCTGTCGGGTCGCCACCGTCGGAGCGGACGGCCGGCCGCACGTCGGCGCGCTCTGGTTCTGCTGGGACGGCACCTCGCTCTGGCTCTACTCCATCACCCGGAGCCTGCGCTGGTCGCAGCTGAGCCATGACCCGAGGCTCTCCGTGGTCGTCGACGACGGAGTGGAGTACGGAGAGCTGCGCGGCACAGAGCTCTCGGGCGAGGCCGTCTTCGTCGGCGAGGCGCCTCGCACCGGCGAGCCCTGCCCGGAACTCACCGTCCCGGAGCGGCTGTTCGCGGCGAAGTACTTCGGCATGGAGACGATGCCGCACGACGGCCGGCACGCCTGGATGCGTCTCACACCCGATGCCGTCACGTCCTGGGACTTCGGCAAGCTGGCCGGTCTGTGA
- a CDS encoding MDR family MFS transporter: MTAAVTPEAGTAGAPEGAAPGMTRRQILQAMSGLMAGMFVAILASTVVANALPRIISDLNGTQSAYTWVVTSELLAMTATVPIWGKLSDLYDKKLLIQLSLSMFVVGSLVAGFSHSVGLLIVSRILQGIGAGGLTALAQVVMAAIIPPRELGRYSGIFGAVFAVGTVAGPLIGGVLVDTSWLGWRWCFFIGVPFALLAIALLQMTLKLPTIRREVKIDYVGAVLIMSGVSALLLWVTLAGNQFDWASWQTAALVSAGVVLLAVAVWVESKVQDPIIPLAIFRNRTVALTTVASLLVGVAMFGGTVFLSQYFQISLGKTPTVAGLMSLPMILGLMVSTTVAGQIISARGKWKGFLIAGGIIMTAGMGLLSTIGADSSFGLLSLYMVVLGVGVGMLMQNLVLAAQNDVPASELGAATSVLSFFRSLGGAIGTSALGAVLGHRVAQEMEKGFGGAAGNGGAGHGVPDLSTLPEPARQVVEHAYGVATADVFLIGAPFALLALVAVLFIKEKPLKTQSGMERLAEENAAAASSAAAPTH; encoded by the coding sequence ATGACCGCTGCCGTCACACCCGAAGCCGGTACCGCCGGTGCGCCCGAGGGGGCCGCGCCCGGCATGACGCGCCGCCAGATACTCCAGGCCATGTCCGGCCTGATGGCCGGAATGTTCGTGGCCATCCTGGCCTCCACCGTGGTCGCCAACGCCCTGCCCCGGATCATCTCCGACCTCAACGGCACCCAGTCCGCGTACACCTGGGTCGTCACGTCCGAGCTCCTCGCCATGACGGCGACCGTCCCGATCTGGGGCAAACTGTCCGACCTCTACGACAAGAAGCTGCTCATCCAGCTGTCGCTGTCGATGTTCGTCGTCGGTTCACTCGTCGCCGGCTTCTCGCACAGCGTCGGACTGCTCATCGTGAGCCGCATCCTTCAGGGCATCGGCGCGGGCGGGCTCACCGCCCTCGCCCAGGTCGTCATGGCGGCGATCATCCCTCCGCGTGAACTCGGGCGCTACTCCGGCATCTTCGGTGCCGTGTTCGCCGTCGGCACCGTCGCGGGACCGCTCATCGGGGGTGTGCTCGTGGACACCTCCTGGCTGGGCTGGCGCTGGTGCTTCTTCATCGGCGTACCGTTCGCGCTGCTCGCCATCGCATTGCTCCAGATGACGCTGAAGCTGCCGACGATCCGCCGAGAGGTGAAGATCGACTACGTCGGCGCCGTCCTGATCATGAGCGGCGTCAGCGCCCTGCTGCTGTGGGTGACCCTCGCGGGCAACCAGTTCGACTGGGCGTCGTGGCAGACCGCCGCACTCGTCAGCGCCGGCGTGGTCCTGCTGGCCGTCGCGGTCTGGGTCGAGTCCAAGGTCCAGGACCCGATCATCCCGCTGGCCATCTTCCGCAACCGCACCGTGGCACTGACGACGGTCGCGAGCCTCCTGGTCGGCGTCGCCATGTTCGGCGGCACGGTGTTCCTCTCGCAGTACTTCCAGATCTCGCTCGGCAAGACGCCGACCGTCGCGGGCCTGATGAGCCTGCCGATGATCCTCGGTCTGATGGTCTCCACGACCGTCGCCGGACAGATCATCTCCGCCCGGGGCAAGTGGAAGGGCTTCCTGATCGCGGGCGGCATCATCATGACGGCGGGCATGGGCCTGCTGTCCACGATCGGCGCGGACTCGTCGTTCGGCTTGCTCAGCCTCTACATGGTCGTGCTCGGCGTCGGCGTCGGCATGCTGATGCAGAACCTGGTGCTGGCCGCGCAGAACGACGTACCCGCTTCGGAGCTCGGTGCGGCCACCTCGGTGCTCTCCTTCTTCCGCAGCCTCGGCGGCGCGATCGGCACGAGCGCGCTGGGCGCGGTACTCGGCCACCGTGTGGCCCAGGAGATGGAGAAGGGCTTCGGCGGGGCCGCGGGCAACGGGGGTGCCGGACACGGCGTTCCCGACCTCAGCACGCTTCCCGAACCGGCCCGCCAGGTGGTCGAGCACGCGTACGGCGTCGCGACCGCCGACGTCTTCCTGATCGGCGCCCCCTTCGCGCTCCTCGCGCTGGTCGCCGTGCTGTTCATCAAGGAGAAGCCGCTCAAGACGCAGAGCGGCATGGAGCGGCTCGCGGAGGAGAACGCCGCAGCGGCCAGTTCCGCCGCAGCCCCGACGCACTGA
- a CDS encoding flavin reductase family protein, with protein MTAEPLSAPEACEETEPTPARMRRTMGTFASGVTVVTGTGRDGIPAGFACQSFASVSLEPALVLFCADHRGRAWPRIRETGRFTVNILTEEQTDLCGRFGSSKGRKFEGLDWEVSRWGTPSLPGVLTRVHADVYDVHGAGDHDVVVGRVLALETVSERQPMLFFRGGFGVGSPAAPPVPWGWGDHWG; from the coding sequence ATGACCGCAGAGCCCCTGTCCGCGCCCGAGGCATGCGAGGAGACCGAGCCGACCCCTGCCCGGATGCGGCGCACCATGGGCACCTTCGCATCCGGGGTCACGGTGGTGACGGGGACCGGCCGGGACGGAATCCCCGCCGGCTTCGCGTGCCAGTCCTTCGCGTCGGTGTCGCTGGAACCGGCCCTGGTCCTGTTCTGCGCGGACCACCGGGGGCGGGCCTGGCCGAGGATCCGGGAGACGGGCCGGTTCACGGTGAACATCCTGACCGAGGAGCAGACCGATCTCTGCGGCCGGTTCGGTTCGAGCAAGGGCCGCAAGTTCGAAGGGCTGGACTGGGAGGTCTCCCGCTGGGGTACGCCGTCCCTGCCCGGCGTCCTGACCCGGGTGCACGCCGATGTGTACGACGTGCACGGCGCGGGTGACCACGACGTGGTGGTGGGCCGGGTCCTGGCCCTGGAGACCGTGTCCGAACGGCAGCCGATGCTCTTCTTCCGCGGCGGCTTCGGCGTCGGAAGCCCGGCGGCGCCCCCCGTCCCGTGGGGCTGGGGCGACCACTGGGGGTGA